The uncultured Fusobacterium sp. genome has a window encoding:
- a CDS encoding MogA/MoaB family molybdenum cofactor biosynthesis protein, producing the protein MFRAAFVCMSDKGYKGEREDISSNVIEEILLKNSYTITEKIIIPDEYSLIKDTLKNICDSNLADLIITTGGTGFSKRDVTPEATLEVCDKVVPGIPEAIRAYSMTITKRAMLSRSAAGIRKNTLIINLPGSPKAVRESLEYIISTLNHGLEILVGSASDCARK; encoded by the coding sequence ATGTTTAGAGCTGCTTTTGTTTGTATGAGTGATAAAGGATATAAAGGTGAAAGAGAAGATATTTCTTCCAATGTTATTGAAGAAATTTTATTAAAAAATAGTTATACTATTACTGAAAAAATTATAATTCCTGATGAATATTCTTTAATTAAAGATACTCTAAAAAATATTTGTGACAGTAATCTTGCTGATTTAATAATTACTACTGGGGGAACTGGATTTTCTAAAAGAGATGTAACTCCTGAAGCTACACTAGAGGTTTGTGATAAAGTTGTACCTGGAATACCTGAAGCTATTAGAGCTTATTCAATGACTATTACAAAAAGAGCTATGCTTTCAAGATCTGCTGCTGGAATTAGAAAGAATACTCTTATAATTAACCTTCCTGGAAGTCCTAAAGCTGTAAGAGAATCTTTAGAGTATATTATATCTACTCTTAATCATGGACTTGAAATTTTAGTTGGTTCTGCTAGTGATTGTGCTAGAAAATAA